A stretch of Roseibium porphyridii DNA encodes these proteins:
- the guaB gene encoding IMP dehydrogenase, translating to MASFFVPSTGQQALTFDDVLLIPGHSEVMPGDVDLRTKVTRDLELNIPILSSAMDTVTEGRLAIAMAQAGGIGVVHRNLSLDQQAEEVRMVKKFESGMVVNPLVIGPDATLQEALDLMKRFGISGVPVVENGGSGGQSTGKLVGILTNRDVRFASNPNQKIHELMTSENLVTVSDNVSQEDAKRLLHQNRIEKLLVVDDDRNCIGLITVKDMEKAQLNPNASKDDQGRLRVAAATSVGEEGFARAERLVDAGVDMLVVDTAHGHSQKVLDMVGQVKKLSNSVQVLAGNVATSEATRALIDAGADAVKVGIGPGSICTTRIVAGVGVPQLTAIMESVEEASKQGVPVVADGGIKFSGDLAKAIAAGAGSVMVGSLLAGTEESPGEVYLHQGRSYKSYRGMGSVGAMARGSADRYFQAEVRDSLKLVPEGIEGQVPYKGMLGSVLHQLAGGLRAAMGYVGGKDILDFQEKARFVQISGAGLRESHAHDVTITRESPNYPSNV from the coding sequence ATGGCATCATTCTTTGTCCCGTCTACCGGACAGCAAGCCCTGACATTCGACGATGTTTTGCTGATACCCGGCCACTCTGAAGTCATGCCTGGTGACGTTGACCTGAGAACGAAGGTCACGCGTGATCTGGAATTGAATATTCCGATTCTTTCGTCTGCAATGGACACAGTCACTGAAGGCCGGCTGGCAATCGCCATGGCGCAGGCCGGTGGCATCGGTGTCGTTCACCGCAACTTGTCACTTGATCAGCAGGCTGAAGAAGTCCGTATGGTCAAGAAATTCGAATCTGGAATGGTTGTAAATCCACTTGTGATCGGACCTGACGCGACATTGCAGGAAGCGTTGGATCTTATGAAGCGCTTCGGCATATCAGGTGTTCCAGTTGTCGAAAATGGGGGCTCTGGTGGACAGTCGACTGGCAAACTCGTCGGAATTCTGACCAACAGGGACGTTCGGTTCGCTTCAAATCCGAACCAGAAAATCCACGAACTGATGACGAGCGAAAACCTTGTCACTGTCAGCGACAATGTCAGCCAGGAAGACGCCAAGCGTCTGTTGCACCAGAACAGGATTGAAAAGCTTCTCGTTGTTGATGACGACCGCAATTGCATTGGGTTGATCACCGTCAAGGATATGGAAAAGGCGCAGCTCAACCCCAATGCGTCCAAGGACGATCAGGGTCGCTTGAGGGTCGCTGCGGCAACAAGTGTCGGGGAAGAAGGCTTCGCGCGTGCAGAGCGACTGGTTGACGCAGGCGTTGATATGCTTGTGGTCGACACCGCTCACGGTCATTCCCAGAAGGTTCTGGATATGGTCGGGCAGGTCAAGAAACTGTCAAACTCCGTTCAGGTCCTCGCCGGCAATGTTGCGACATCGGAAGCAACGAGGGCATTGATCGACGCCGGTGCAGACGCTGTAAAAGTCGGGATTGGCCCAGGTTCAATCTGTACGACAAGAATTGTTGCTGGCGTTGGCGTTCCGCAATTGACCGCAATCATGGAATCCGTCGAAGAAGCCAGCAAACAGGGCGTGCCCGTCGTTGCGGATGGCGGCATCAAGTTCTCTGGGGACCTTGCGAAAGCCATCGCCGCCGGTGCAGGCTCTGTCATGGTCGGGTCGCTTCTGGCTGGCACTGAAGAAAGCCCAGGTGAAGTCTACTTGCATCAGGGCAGGTCCTATAAATCGTATCGCGGAATGGGATCCGTGGGAGCAATGGCGCGAGGCTCTGCTGACCGTTACTTCCAGGCCGAAGTTCGTGACAGTCTCAAACTGGTGCCTGAAGGAATTGAAGGTCAGGTGCCGTATAAGGGCATGCTCGGCAGCGTGCTGCATCAGTTGGCAGGCGGCTTGCGTGCCGCCATGGGTTATGTTGGTGGCAAGGACATTCTTGATTTCCAGGAAAAGGCCAGGTTTGTGCAGATATCCGGAGCAGGATTACGGGAAAGCCACGCACATGATGTTACGATCACACGGGAAAGCCCGAATTATCCTTCAAACGTCTGA
- the guaA gene encoding glutamine-hydrolyzing GMP synthase, translated as MTHHHDRLLIIDFGSQVTQLIARRLRELSVYCEIHPYQNVSESFLEEFRPKAVIFSGGPDSVVREGAPRPPSAVYELGVPILGICYGQQVMMQDLGGRVEGGKISGGGGTAEFGRAFVTPMGNPLPILKDWFASGKEQVWMSHGDHVSELAPGFEVFGVSPNAPFAITADQGRNFFAVQFHPEVHHTPNGKTLYENFVRLAGFTGDWTMGAYKDDAIDKIREQVGDKKVICGLSGGVDSSVAAVLIHEAIGDQLTCVFVDHGLLRLNEADEVVSMFRDHYNIPLIHADETELFLGELDGVSDPETKRKIIGKLFIDVFQKHANEIEGAEYLAQGTLYPDVIESVSFSGGPSVTIKSHHNVGGLPEKMGLKLVEPLRELFKDEVRELGRELGLPDSFIGRHPFPGPGLAIRCPGEITREKLEILRKADAVYIDQIRKHGLYDEIWQAFVAILPVRTVGVMGDGRTYDYACALRAVTSVDGMTADYYPFEHDFLGETATRIINEVQGINRVTYDITSKPPGTIEWE; from the coding sequence ATGACCCATCATCACGACCGCCTACTTATCATCGACTTCGGTTCACAGGTGACGCAACTTATTGCGCGGCGCCTTCGAGAACTCAGCGTATATTGCGAAATTCACCCTTATCAGAATGTAAGCGAGAGCTTTCTTGAGGAATTTCGACCTAAGGCAGTGATCTTCTCCGGCGGCCCGGACTCAGTCGTCAGGGAAGGGGCTCCCCGGCCGCCAAGTGCGGTTTATGAGCTGGGTGTCCCGATCCTTGGAATCTGTTACGGCCAACAGGTCATGATGCAGGACCTCGGCGGCAGGGTAGAAGGTGGCAAGATTTCAGGCGGAGGTGGCACAGCTGAATTCGGTCGCGCCTTCGTCACCCCGATGGGCAATCCGCTGCCAATCCTGAAGGACTGGTTTGCCAGCGGCAAAGAACAGGTCTGGATGAGCCATGGAGATCACGTCAGTGAGCTGGCTCCGGGCTTTGAAGTGTTTGGCGTCTCACCAAATGCGCCATTTGCCATAACGGCTGATCAGGGCCGGAACTTTTTTGCGGTCCAGTTTCATCCGGAAGTTCATCACACGCCCAATGGCAAAACGCTTTATGAGAACTTTGTTCGGCTTGCAGGATTTACCGGTGACTGGACGATGGGTGCTTACAAAGACGACGCCATAGACAAAATTCGTGAGCAGGTCGGCGACAAGAAGGTCATTTGCGGACTTTCAGGCGGAGTGGACAGTTCAGTGGCCGCGGTCCTCATTCACGAGGCGATCGGGGACCAACTGACATGCGTCTTTGTTGACCACGGCCTATTGCGTCTGAATGAAGCAGACGAAGTCGTTTCCATGTTCCGTGATCACTACAACATACCGCTTATCCATGCAGACGAAACCGAACTGTTCCTGGGAGAATTGGATGGCGTTTCCGATCCGGAAACAAAGCGGAAAATCATTGGCAAGCTGTTCATCGATGTTTTCCAAAAACATGCCAATGAGATTGAGGGCGCAGAATATCTTGCGCAGGGCACTCTTTATCCAGATGTCATTGAAAGCGTGAGTTTCTCAGGCGGCCCCTCGGTCACCATCAAGTCCCACCACAATGTAGGTGGTTTGCCGGAAAAGATGGGTCTCAAACTCGTTGAGCCATTGCGTGAACTTTTCAAGGACGAGGTGAGGGAACTCGGCCGCGAGCTTGGACTGCCAGACAGTTTTATCGGTCGTCATCCATTCCCGGGACCAGGGCTTGCAATCCGTTGCCCTGGCGAAATTACGCGCGAAAAACTGGAAATTCTGCGGAAAGCCGACGCAGTCTACATTGATCAAATTAGAAAACACGGGCTCTATGATGAAATCTGGCAGGCCTTCGTTGCCATTTTGCCGGTTCGTACAGTCGGTGTTATGGGGGACGGGCGAACCTACGATTATGCCTGTGCGCTTCGGGCTGTAACGTCAGTCGACGGAATGACGGCAGACTATTACCCGTTTGAACACGATTTCCTTGGTGAAACCGCAACGCGTATCATCAATGAAGTCCAGGGTATTAACCGCGTCACCTATGACATCACGTCAAAACCTCCCGGTACGATTGAGTGGGAGTAA
- a CDS encoding RsmB/NOP family class I SAM-dependent RNA methyltransferase, translating into MKDGGRLTAAIEVLQEVETRHRPVQAALRDWGTAHRFAGSGDRTVIGNLVFDALRNKASLSAVMQSGDPRGLVFATYVKTWEKGLLALEDALAQDRHAPEPLSEQEKKLLSEDAQLRSSPAEAADVPDWLWSRFEASLGENAVTEGQALARRAPVDLRVNTLKSNRDKVLKRLAHTGAKSSSLSPVGIRIEAKPGLGRMPHVQAEEGYQKGWFELQDEASQLAAQLAKAEPGEQVLDYCAGGGGKTLALAASMQNKGQLYAFDADRLRLAPIHERLKRAGIHNIQVRDPASTDLKDLEAQMDLVFIDAPCTGTGVWRRRPDSKWRLSERALEDRIKDQRHVLENAKKYVKNGGRLVYATCSVLREENQSQSEWFLEQNPEFQALSALDIWKELLPEKALPDHVSESGSVMLTPHSTGTDGFFISVFKKQT; encoded by the coding sequence ATGAAAGACGGTGGACGCCTGACGGCTGCAATTGAAGTTTTGCAGGAAGTCGAAACGCGGCATCGCCCCGTTCAAGCTGCACTAAGAGATTGGGGAACGGCACATAGGTTCGCAGGGTCTGGAGACCGTACCGTAATAGGAAACCTGGTCTTTGATGCGCTGCGCAACAAGGCATCACTCAGCGCCGTCATGCAATCTGGTGACCCACGAGGGCTGGTCTTCGCAACCTATGTCAAAACCTGGGAAAAAGGGCTCTTAGCTCTCGAAGATGCACTCGCTCAGGATAGGCATGCGCCAGAGCCATTGTCGGAACAAGAAAAGAAACTCCTTTCAGAAGACGCACAACTCAGATCGTCTCCTGCCGAGGCTGCAGACGTACCCGATTGGCTATGGTCCCGTTTCGAGGCAAGTTTGGGCGAAAATGCGGTCACTGAAGGGCAAGCGTTGGCAAGGCGTGCGCCAGTCGACCTTCGCGTCAACACATTGAAATCGAACCGCGACAAAGTTCTGAAGCGTCTGGCCCATACGGGTGCAAAGTCTTCGTCTTTGTCACCAGTTGGCATCCGAATTGAAGCAAAACCCGGTCTTGGTCGCATGCCACATGTCCAGGCTGAAGAGGGTTATCAAAAAGGATGGTTTGAGCTTCAGGACGAGGCGAGCCAACTGGCGGCTCAATTGGCGAAGGCAGAACCCGGCGAACAGGTACTCGACTATTGTGCTGGTGGTGGTGGCAAGACGCTCGCCCTGGCTGCAAGCATGCAGAACAAGGGGCAACTCTATGCCTTCGATGCCGATCGACTTCGGCTCGCACCTATTCATGAACGGTTGAAGCGGGCAGGCATACACAATATCCAGGTTCGCGACCCTGCCAGTACGGATTTGAAAGATCTTGAAGCACAAATGGATCTTGTGTTCATCGATGCGCCTTGTACTGGAACAGGCGTTTGGCGCAGGCGGCCTGACTCAAAGTGGCGATTGTCGGAAAGAGCGCTCGAAGATCGCATAAAAGATCAGCGGCATGTGCTTGAAAACGCAAAGAAATACGTCAAAAATGGCGGCCGCTTGGTTTATGCAACGTGTTCTGTTCTTCGCGAAGAAAACCAATCTCAGTCGGAGTGGTTCCTGGAACAGAACCCCGAATTTCAGGCGTTGTCAGCGCTCGATATCTGGAAAGAGTTGTTGCCGGAAAAAGCCTTACCGGATCACGTATCGGAAAGCGGCTCTGTCATGCTGACGCCGCACTCGACAGGTACCGACGGTTTTTTCATTTCGGTATTCAAAAAGCAAACCTAG
- a CDS encoding ricin-type beta-trefoil lectin domain protein, whose product MKPVTGIALAFVGLASLDAPAQSAENLVEVQLTDRLDDARGYCLDIAGGQGKNAPLDKGLQAHTCYNYTGGILEDQGFDEELIGKGEFRIPYFDVCMTVPSVEAGAPIVLNQCAGTATQKFTLNENGQLVAQADPQLCVTVSSTEKREGRGGSPVHVMRPLSLQPCEETSKSYQTWNLFEL is encoded by the coding sequence ATGAAACCGGTCACCGGGATAGCGCTCGCATTTGTTGGCTTGGCCTCGCTGGACGCACCAGCTCAATCAGCCGAAAACCTGGTTGAAGTCCAGTTGACCGACAGGTTGGACGACGCACGCGGCTACTGCCTGGATATCGCTGGTGGGCAGGGCAAGAATGCACCGCTGGACAAGGGGCTGCAGGCTCACACTTGCTATAACTACACGGGTGGCATCCTGGAAGATCAGGGCTTTGATGAGGAACTCATCGGCAAAGGAGAGTTTCGAATTCCCTATTTCGATGTCTGTATGACAGTCCCATCCGTCGAGGCCGGAGCGCCGATTGTGCTCAACCAATGTGCGGGCACCGCCACTCAGAAGTTCACGTTGAACGAAAATGGTCAGTTGGTCGCCCAGGCCGATCCGCAGTTGTGCGTGACAGTTAGCAGTACGGAGAAGCGGGAAGGGCGTGGCGGCTCCCCTGTTCATGTGATGCGGCCCCTGTCTCTCCAGCCATGCGAAGAAACCAGCAAGTCCTACCAAACCTGGAATTTGTTCGAGTTGTAG
- a CDS encoding MarR family winged helix-turn-helix transcriptional regulator, producing MKQTLITIHPVLHSATLLEKRIEILLRPTGIRHRQALILDALSQIGPTSQRHLAKQFDVSAGSMSSMTERLVTLGFITQITNPENRRSDILDLTPDGREVLKKVWVVWQEATGLITSALGENQAETLTVLSTKLRNALGGTQPEKERHET from the coding sequence ATGAAACAGACACTGATAACCATCCACCCCGTTTTGCATTCAGCCACCTTGTTGGAAAAGCGGATTGAAATCCTGCTTAGACCAACTGGGATCCGCCACCGACAGGCTCTCATCCTGGATGCCTTGTCGCAGATCGGGCCGACCTCACAGAGGCATCTGGCGAAACAGTTTGACGTTTCGGCGGGCAGCATGAGTTCTATGACAGAACGGCTGGTAACGCTCGGGTTCATCACCCAAATCACGAACCCCGAAAATCGCCGCAGTGATATTCTTGACCTGACACCTGACGGCCGGGAAGTTCTAAAGAAAGTATGGGTTGTCTGGCAGGAGGCAACGGGCCTGATCACCTCGGCACTCGGTGAAAACCAGGCCGAGACACTCACGGTCCTTTCTACGAAGCTCCGGAATGCTTTGGGGGGCACGCAGCCGGAAAAAGAACGGCACGAGACGTGA
- a CDS encoding YunG family protein — protein MTKTEDFERALQKSWSLESSTLWSEETPTAGQCGVTALVANDILNALIVKTRFGLTWHFYNLIDGKRYDFTKAQFEYPIVYDDIPASREEALADTNDQQYGYLSKAVTAVLATDLTGDNSSD, from the coding sequence ATGACAAAGACAGAAGACTTCGAAAGGGCACTTCAAAAGTCATGGAGCCTTGAATCCAGCACTCTTTGGTCAGAGGAAACACCTACAGCCGGTCAATGTGGCGTAACAGCCCTTGTCGCGAATGACATTTTGAATGCTCTGATCGTCAAAACCCGCTTTGGACTGACTTGGCATTTTTACAACTTGATCGACGGGAAACGCTACGACTTTACAAAAGCTCAGTTTGAGTATCCGATCGTTTACGATGACATTCCAGCCTCAAGGGAAGAGGCTCTGGCCGACACGAACGACCAGCAATATGGTTATTTGAGTAAGGCGGTCACTGCCGTGCTCGCGACAGACCTCACTGGGGATAATTCCTCGGATTGA
- a CDS encoding RlmE family RNA methyltransferase, whose protein sequence is MSRSKKGSGDRGLHVKVKTAAGRRESSTRWLERQLNDPYVRRAKIDGYRSRAAYKLIEIDDKHKLLKPGYRVVDLGCAPGGWCQVAVQRVQSSIEAPKVVGIDYLDMDHVRGATFLKKDFLDDDAPDVLMEALGGQKPDVVLSDMAAPTTGHKQTDHLRTTHLFEIAVDFARQNLVPGGSFLAKVFRGGTENALLRDLKRDFKTVAHLKPPASRKESPELYVIAKGFRGIEPGSKT, encoded by the coding sequence ATGAGCCGTTCAAAAAAAGGATCTGGAGATCGCGGGCTCCACGTCAAGGTGAAAACCGCAGCTGGACGGCGGGAATCGTCCACGCGCTGGCTGGAGCGTCAATTGAATGATCCCTATGTGCGGCGCGCCAAGATCGACGGCTATAGATCCAGAGCAGCCTATAAGCTGATTGAAATCGACGACAAGCATAAGCTCCTTAAGCCAGGATACCGTGTGGTTGACCTTGGCTGTGCGCCTGGAGGTTGGTGTCAAGTTGCCGTTCAGCGGGTTCAATCAAGCATCGAGGCCCCAAAAGTGGTTGGGATCGATTACCTGGATATGGACCATGTCCGGGGTGCAACCTTCCTGAAGAAAGACTTTCTGGATGATGATGCACCGGACGTGCTGATGGAGGCTCTTGGGGGACAAAAACCCGATGTCGTCCTGTCTGACATGGCGGCTCCAACAACCGGTCATAAGCAAACCGATCACCTTCGGACAACTCATCTATTTGAGATCGCCGTTGATTTTGCACGTCAAAACCTGGTTCCAGGAGGATCATTTCTGGCGAAGGTATTCAGGGGCGGTACGGAAAACGCGCTCCTGCGGGATCTGAAACGGGATTTCAAAACCGTCGCACATCTGAAACCGCCGGCAAGCCGCAAGGAAAGCCCGGAACTATATGTAATTGCAAAAGGCTTTAGAGGTATAGAGCCTGGATCGAAGACCTAA
- a CDS encoding tetratricopeptide repeat protein: MTAAARKAFDDAVALEQSGNLDKALVSYLKAQELAPQDTEIAYRTASALLQAGYLEEAQSQLRRIVFAEPEHLNARGSLGSCQLLQGDLENAQQNFRDVLDQAPDNRNALFGLATVLLKEGRAAEAERLARSLVELLPETPAVLTLFAETQGKTGQVPASIAAYRKALKIDPEHTPALIGLSEILLLRKRYDEVIELAVRASQLSKTDAYPLSLLSDALSGKGALEDAREASEAALELDPQSFLATMQLSILSRKLGDPVSALRYALAAHDKDTSAAEPFNALGSVLASLKYATEARKVLTGQTSQKELEPAVRQLIESLIAEERDRELVPEKSKVHTKLENESVETSLDAAQHQSETSTVLLSNEPLRPGVEGKPNVLGLNRQDRS; the protein is encoded by the coding sequence ATGACCGCAGCTGCCCGTAAAGCGTTTGATGACGCTGTCGCTCTTGAACAATCTGGAAACCTGGACAAGGCGCTTGTGTCTTATCTCAAGGCTCAGGAACTTGCGCCACAGGATACTGAAATTGCCTATCGAACGGCTTCAGCGCTTTTGCAGGCTGGATATCTGGAGGAAGCACAATCGCAACTGCGCAGAATTGTGTTTGCTGAACCGGAACATCTGAATGCGCGTGGAAGCCTTGGAAGTTGCCAGCTCTTGCAAGGAGATCTGGAAAACGCCCAACAGAACTTCCGCGATGTGCTTGACCAAGCCCCTGACAATCGAAATGCGCTTTTTGGTCTTGCTACGGTGCTGTTAAAAGAAGGCCGGGCGGCAGAGGCAGAGAGACTTGCAAGAAGTCTCGTTGAATTGCTGCCTGAAACACCAGCTGTTCTTACGCTCTTTGCGGAGACACAAGGCAAGACCGGTCAGGTCCCTGCGTCTATCGCAGCCTATCGCAAAGCCTTAAAGATTGATCCGGAGCATACGCCGGCACTGATCGGCCTATCGGAGATTCTTCTGCTCAGAAAACGATATGATGAAGTCATCGAGCTAGCCGTTCGCGCCAGCCAACTGTCTAAAACCGATGCTTATCCTTTGTCGCTGCTTTCCGATGCGCTTTCTGGCAAAGGTGCGCTTGAAGATGCGAGAGAAGCATCGGAAGCCGCGTTGGAACTGGATCCGCAGTCTTTCCTGGCTACGATGCAACTGAGCATACTTTCGCGAAAGCTCGGGGATCCCGTTTCTGCACTACGTTATGCACTGGCTGCGCATGACAAGGACACAAGCGCGGCGGAACCTTTCAATGCATTGGGATCAGTTCTTGCCTCGTTGAAATACGCAACAGAAGCAAGAAAAGTTTTGACCGGTCAAACATCACAGAAAGAGTTAGAGCCAGCTGTTCGACAGTTGATCGAGTCATTGATCGCTGAAGAAAGGGATCGTGAGCTGGTACCGGAAAAATCCAAAGTTCACACCAAGCTTGAGAACGAAAGCGTTGAAACCAGTCTAGATGCCGCGCAGCACCAATCAGAGACATCGACTGTTCTACTATCCAATGAGCCTTTGCGTCCCGGCGTAGAAGGCAAACCGAATGTTCTTGGCCTCAACCGACAAGACAGATCTTGA
- a CDS encoding Ppx/GppA phosphatase family protein gives MAAASVEGTGQSPTLVVSGSISTSHSKQAQPSPDEEGLSSTQKRRRKRRRGRAKNQPELATGTHHQQRTPDLNSSSQPQTGGEGITSPKGKKAARRRGRKRWQARNTQGVEQRTTGADQSGDLASQRFSGSSEKSLKPQSKQRPETKSDNRGPSATGEVQRPKRTQGFRQKTPYGQNNSPLYAALDLGTNNCRLLIARPEERGFRVVDAYSRIVRLGEGVDSQKRLSDAAMDRAIEALANCHRKLSDRGVARSRLIATEACRAAENGSEFIDRVKTETGLALEVVNRETEARLAVAGCASLVDHEADGVILFDIGGGSSEIVWLDLRNRCGARGYALTRFIRSWISLPVGVVNLAERHGGVHVTPDIFEAMVEDAADHLAAFSLANNLTEAIASGRVHMLGTSGTVTTLAGVHLGLKRYDRRRVDGTWLDDSDVSRMIDELRDMPYEARMENPCIGADRADLVLAGCAILEAIRRRWTCPRLRVADRGLREGILTELMAADGVWARRRSRSRFDRGRQGNRV, from the coding sequence GTGGCGGCTGCGTCTGTTGAAGGGACGGGTCAAAGCCCGACCCTTGTTGTCTCCGGATCCATCAGCACATCGCACAGCAAGCAGGCACAACCTTCGCCTGATGAAGAAGGTCTGTCGTCGACACAAAAACGGCGCAGAAAGCGCCGACGCGGGCGTGCAAAAAACCAACCAGAACTGGCCACCGGCACGCATCATCAACAGCGCACTCCTGACCTGAATTCTTCCTCGCAACCGCAAACGGGTGGGGAGGGAATCACCAGTCCAAAGGGAAAGAAAGCAGCAAGGCGGCGAGGCCGTAAACGCTGGCAAGCGCGCAACACTCAAGGTGTCGAGCAACGGACTACAGGTGCTGATCAGTCCGGTGACTTAGCTTCGCAAAGGTTCTCAGGTTCGAGCGAAAAAAGCCTGAAGCCACAATCGAAGCAAAGGCCCGAGACAAAATCCGATAATCGGGGCCCCTCTGCAACTGGTGAGGTTCAAAGACCGAAAAGAACGCAAGGTTTTCGCCAAAAAACGCCTTATGGACAAAACAACAGTCCGCTTTATGCCGCACTGGACCTTGGCACCAACAATTGTCGTCTTCTGATTGCGAGGCCGGAGGAGCGTGGGTTTCGTGTTGTCGATGCCTATTCCAGGATTGTTCGACTGGGCGAAGGCGTCGACTCGCAAAAGAGGCTAAGCGATGCGGCGATGGACCGGGCAATAGAAGCGCTCGCGAATTGTCATCGAAAACTCTCTGACCGCGGTGTGGCGCGCTCAAGGCTGATTGCGACGGAAGCGTGTCGGGCAGCTGAAAACGGGTCAGAGTTCATTGACCGGGTGAAAACGGAAACAGGCCTGGCCTTGGAAGTGGTCAACAGGGAAACAGAGGCACGTCTGGCAGTTGCCGGATGCGCGTCGCTTGTCGACCACGAAGCAGATGGCGTCATTCTGTTTGATATCGGCGGCGGATCGTCCGAAATAGTCTGGCTGGATCTTCGCAACCGATGTGGCGCCCGCGGCTATGCGCTGACACGTTTTATTAGATCCTGGATTTCGCTACCAGTTGGAGTGGTAAATCTGGCGGAACGGCACGGCGGCGTTCATGTCACACCAGATATCTTCGAAGCGATGGTTGAAGACGCAGCAGACCACCTTGCTGCTTTCAGTCTTGCAAACAACCTTACTGAAGCAATCGCTTCCGGGCGGGTTCATATGCTTGGCACCTCTGGTACGGTGACGACGCTGGCAGGTGTCCATCTCGGGCTTAAGCGCTATGACCGGCGCCGGGTCGACGGAACGTGGCTCGACGACAGCGATGTTTCCAGAATGATTGATGAGCTTCGCGACATGCCTTATGAGGCGCGCATGGAGAACCCTTGCATCGGTGCGGATCGCGCTGATCTCGTGCTGGCAGGCTGTGCAATACTGGAAGCAATTCGGCGGCGTTGGACGTGTCCAAGGCTGAGAGTTGCCGACCGGGGATTGCGTGAGGGGATCCTGACCGAGTTAATGGCGGCCGATGGAGTTTGGGCGCGTCGTAGATCGAGGTCGCGTTTCGATCGTGGCCGCCAAGGAAACAGAGTATGA
- a CDS encoding cytochrome b: protein MSPNLSKTTTYDGISRFNHWIIAVAIIGMIGFGFYLSEFLESGPGKGQLIGIQKAVGVLVLIFGLWRVGYRLKQGFLEDATVMPTWQRLTSKLVHIVLLAGIIVMPLSGIIGSYFGGRTTSVFGLFTIPAGDKVEAFSAMGHWLHGACGWLMVGALVLHVAGALKHHFVDHDSTLTRMIRQQ, encoded by the coding sequence ATGAGCCCCAACCTGTCGAAAACCACGACGTATGACGGTATTTCACGGTTCAATCACTGGATCATTGCCGTTGCAATTATCGGGATGATAGGCTTCGGTTTTTACCTATCGGAATTCCTTGAAAGCGGTCCGGGCAAAGGACAACTGATTGGTATTCAAAAGGCAGTTGGAGTGCTTGTGCTCATTTTTGGGCTGTGGCGCGTGGGGTACCGGTTGAAACAGGGCTTTCTGGAGGATGCTACCGTGATGCCCACCTGGCAGCGCCTCACATCCAAGCTGGTTCACATCGTCTTGCTTGCCGGAATCATAGTCATGCCGCTCTCAGGAATAATCGGGTCCTATTTTGGCGGCAGAACTACCAGCGTATTTGGCCTTTTCACGATCCCTGCAGGTGACAAAGTAGAAGCGTTCTCCGCAATGGGGCACTGGCTCCACGGTGCCTGTGGCTGGCTGATGGTTGGCGCACTGGTGCTGCATGTTGCTGGCGCGCTGAAACACCATTTCGTCGACCATGACTCAACTCTGACCCGCATGATACGCCAGCAATAA